The DNA segment tgtggcaagacaaacgtgCTGATAAGCTTGCTGGAAAGTCCACACGGCGTGCGCTTTGAAAATGTGTACGTGTACTCGAAATCGCTGCAACAGCCGAAATATCAATATTTGGAGAATTTTGTTGAGAGCAGAGCTTTGAACGAGCGATGCGCTCCCGCCATTAGAGATGGCAGCTGCGATGGCATGTGTGCCGAGCGCCTCTCGTGCGTATCTCTCGATGCGCCTGAACGTGAGCAACCGTCGTGTGTTCACTTCTTCTGAGATCGCGTCTTGAGCGGAGATCAAGTTTCTTGTGTTCGTTAAATAAAGAGTTTTTCATATCAAAGGTGTGTACTGTTCATTCGGCGTATTGCATCCTACTCCCGGCGAAGATATTACTACAGGTTACGGGCCCAGTGCACGTGTCCACTGCGTAAGAGGAAAGATACACGTGAATATCTCAACCGGAAGTTTTGTGAGACGCCGGTGAAGGGCAGTGAGAGATTAGAGCGATTAGAAGATTAGAGGGTAAGTAAATAACATCTCTCGATGCTGACGAGCAAAACGAGAAAAATTTCAGCTAATAAGAACGTCCGATATATACCGCTAGAAGAGGATAGAAGAAGGTTTTACCTttgagagatagagatagagtaTAACATAGAAGTAGAGTTTTCCGGCTAATAAGAACGTTCGAGAAATGCTGTTAGAAGTTAGAAGGAGACAAACTTCTTTGTCTTTTTGATAGAAGTAGAGAAAGATGtatattagagagagagagatgtcgCTTGGGAACGAAGCGGCGACGTGCGCGTGCAAGTCCGAGCGTGTATGGCGAGAGCCTTTTGTTTTGGCGCGCGAATCTTGTTGCTGGGCGCGCACAACCATATAACCGATTTCGACTAATACAGCACCGGTGTTAGATGGTTAGATAACGATATATGTGCAAACATGATATGCGTACGAATAAAAATCTGTAggagtcaatttttttttaaaatcggTGTGGATCGGGTCGGTGATCGAGCGAAACTTGCGGTGCGGTGTAGCTTGATTACTGTTCAGGGAGGCCGCGTAAATTTGTATGGGCCCCGTGCGCGTGCGTGATCAACCCGAGCTCCCATAGATCTTTTCAGCAGTGCTGGAGATCGCAACGGACAGCGGTGTGCGCGCGCGGATAGCCCTGCAGAGGCGCGTGGTTTTCCCGCTTTGAGATTATTGTGAATTGCAGTGCGTTCTATATGATCTTACaagcatacaattttttttgtaatttagagACTAGATAATAGTATTGTAAATTAATACACTAATGATATATCAACAGCTAAATCCCGATTAGAGAATGGACGACAAGGTAGAGAATATCTCGTTAGAGGATGAGATTCCGGAAGCGCTGGTCAACTACGACAGCGATAGCAGCATGATTACCGTGATCGAGAGCGACAGCGCAGACGGCGagaagagggagaaaaagaaaaagacggAAAGTACAGGAGCGATTCCGAAAAAGAAGCTGCCTGTCGTCACCGAGAACATCGAGGTGACTAAAGCGTGGGTGGAAAACCTTCCGATGCTGCCGATCGGAAGCAGAATGATATATGAGAAGCAGGAGAAATTAGTCACCAAAATGGAAAATTCCATGAAGCTGATGGACAAAATCATGTCGAAAGCCACCGATATGATGGAAAACATGGTGGAAGTTACCCGACTCAatctagagagagaaagggtaaAACTTAGAAGCTTAGaggtaaacaataaaaatgtgcaTGGTTCAATAAATAACAGCATAACAACGGTTAGAGAATCAGAAGTagaatctaaaaagaaaaagttagatGAAATAAAAGTCTGTTCCGccgaaaaagataaaagtttaGAGACATTTAAAAACACGATAGagttagaattaaataaacaaagacTGCATATCAAAAGAGAATACAAGCTGacgcaaaaatacaattttgatcTTTGGATGGACTATTTAAAATCTGAATTAACGAATAACGATTTATTAGATGTAATAGATTTGAGTGTTACAAGTCCTGAAAATCTTTCCGAatcaaaaatcattaaaagaaaagcTTTAGTCagagatattattataaatcatttggATGAAAGCTATCATAAgagaattttatatgaaaaagagccgatagagatattaaagaaattaagagGATATAAAAAGAGCGAAATAAATGTAACTCATACATCTGTAAGAGCTAAgctttatcaaattaaaatgagaaaagatgaaaaagtaaGTGATTTTTGCGAACGCTTTGATTCGATAATTAGAGAATATGAGTCATGCGAGGATGCAGTGCCTCTCGCAGAACAAGAAATCAGATCCGCATTATATCAGGCCGTGTCAATCAATGTACCGGAACTGAGAAATGTGGATTTGATTAGAAGACAATCAAGTCTTAAAGAAATGAATGTAGacgaaataaaatcttttatgatGCAGTTAGAGGCAGAAAAGAAGAACGAGAAAGTAGAGAAGATAGACAAACCAGAGATTAGAGCACAGAGAGCAACCATAGAGGAAACAAAATGCTTCAGATGCAACAAGCTGGGCCACATGGCAAAGGATTGCCCGCTAGCAGAACATGGGGCATGGTTCTGCTATTATTGCCAGGAAGTACGAGGCCATAAATGGGATAGCTGCCCCAATTCCGGAAAAGAGGCGAACAGATTTAGAGGAAAAAGGTATGCAGATaaagttgttaataaaaatataaagaaaaagggTAAATTTGAACCTAGAGGCACTAAAAGAGTTAACGACAAAGGGAAAATAACTAAGCTGCAAAACTTCAAGAAAACTTCAACGAAGACAGCAACAGAAGATAAATCAAAAGAAGGTAAAATAGGTGTGGttagattaataaaagatagaaatagTGCAAAAGAGTTGGTTAATTTTATTGCAGACTCGGGCGCAACAGATCATATTGTGAATAAAAGTATgattttgtcaaattttgaaaaatgtaatgataGAGTTATTAAATGCGCGAATAAAAATGAGCTTGCAGACATTTCAATAGATGGTAAAGGAGATCTTCTATTAATATcgaatacaaaagaaaataaagtcattaaattaacaaatgttaTGGCAACGAAAGAAGTATCTGAAAATCTATTGTCTTTAAGAAAACTGGCTGATGCAGGGTTCAGTATTTATTTAGATGATAAATTGCTTaaagtttacaataaattaacaaataaaacagttttcGAAGGAAAATATGAGAAGCCAAATTGGATTATTCAATTCGAagtcaaaaacaaatatatagagGACAAAGATAATGTTGAGTGTGCTGTGTATAAATGTAGAGCAGCAATTGTTCCACATTGTGAGTTTCCTGAACAATCGCGAGCaaacattcaaaataatgagatatcaaTTTCGGAGGGAGAATTAGATGAGAGAAATAATGTTGACTCTGCGATTGGGAGGGAGAATGAAGGAGAGCTCACAAATGTGAACAACAGCAATACTGAATCTGAGCAAGCCATTAAGTTAGAGGACAtacaaacaatagaaaatatagaagaaatgTTTGAAAGCTCAGTAACCGAAGAAGTAaagaaattagagaaaataaatgaGGCAATGTTATGGCATGTTAGACTAGGTCACGCATCGCtaaactatttaaaacaattacaaaaggTAGAAAAGAGATTAGAGAATGTCAAGTTTGATAATTCCATATTAGAGTGTGAAGTCTGTATAATGGCAAAGATGACAAAACTGCCGTTTAAAGAGAATAGAAGTAGAGCTCAGAGACCATTACAGGTAATACATACGGACATCATGGGACCAATCAAACCTACATCCTATCCAGGACAAAAGagatttataataacttttatagaCGACTATTCCAGATTGGCGAAAGCTTATTCTTTGAAGACGAAAGATGAATCAGGAGAAGCTCTAGAGAAATATCTAATATCCGCCAGAAATCTAttaggaaaagaagaaaaactgtGTTACGTGAAGTCAGATCAAGGCAAGGAATTCACGGGAGGTACATTTAGAGAAGTgctgaaaagagaaaagatagaAGCTATATTTGCACCACCATACACTCCGGAACACAATGGAGTTGCAGAGAGATTCAACAGAACATTACAAGAGAAAGTAAGAACATATATGTTCGACTCGGGATTACCAAAGAGTATGTGGGAGTTGGCGGTTGACGCTGCTGTGCATGCGTACAACAGATCTCCACACAAAACTATAGAGTATGAAATCCCGTTGAAGAAGTTTTCACCGGAAACGAATTGTCACTTTGAGCAAGTGAAGAGATTCGGATGTATTGGATATGCAAGAGTACCAAAGTCCACGTCGAAATTCGACAAGAGAGCTATTAGAGGCGTGTTGGTGGGCTACACCGACACTGGATATATACTCTGGCATCCAAGCACAAGAAAGTTCATAGAGTCCCGACACATTCGGTTTAATGAAAAGGCAACATAtagaagtacatataaaaacagtcaaatagaaaaagaaaaagactcAGACTGGATGAAAGAATTTGTAGAAGATGaggaaaagggaaaagaaaacTTGGAGATTCCTgagaaaaggaaaagaggaagaCCAAGAAAACAAACAGCCCAGTTAGAAGAACAGAAACAGAAGGTCGAACAAAAGAAGAGCAAAGCTCCAATAACTAGAAGCAAAAGCAAGAGAAAATTAGAGGATGAAAGAGACACTAACGTGCGGAGACTGATAGAAGATACTAGTTTCACTAAGCAtattactgttaaaaatattggACAGAATATAGAGATTGAAGATGAACTGAGTCGATGTCTTCTGGCATCATTACATAGAGAACCCTCGACATATGAAGAGGCGATGACAAGCAGCGAAagagaaaattggaaaaatgctGTAATAGAAGAACTTAAATCTATGCAGATCAATCAAGTATGGAGGCTTGTTGATAGACCAAAAGAGACGATGGACGGTAAACGAGCTAATATTATAGATTCAAGATGGGTATTTAAGAGAAAACTAGAAGCAGATGGATCAACCAGATATAAAGCGAGACTGGTGATAAGAGGATGTAAAGACAAGAATGTGTATGACTTGAAAGAGACATATGCACCGGTTTCAAGATTGTCTTTGGTCAGATCCATATTGGCAATAATAAACAAGCATAATCTATATACCCGCCAACTAGATGTGAAAACTGCATTCCTGAATGGAACTATagaagaagaaatatatatggaaATTCCAGACGGATTAGAAGTGAATAAAAACACCGAGAAGACGAAGGTGTGTAAATTGAATAGAGCCTTGTACGGATTGAAGATAAGTCCGAAAAGATGGAATAAGAGGTTTTCAGAGGAAGCCAAGAAACTTGGATTAGAGAGTGATCTACACGATCCATGCCTGTTCACATAGAGGAAAGAAGGCATAATAGTGACCATATTACTTTATGTAGATGACATGCTGGTTGCAAGCAACGACCAGAAGAAATTAGAGGAAATTACAGAAAAGTTGAGTGAAACCTTTGAGATGAAGAATCTTGGAGAACCCAAGACTTTTCTGGGAATAACAATAGAGCGaaacaaagaagaaagataTATGAGCATTCATCAGACGCAATATACTGAGAGAGTACTTGAAAAGTTTCATATGAATGAATGCAAGCCTCAGAGTACTCCTATGGTCACTAGAAGGCAGAGCAACAAAAAGAgtaaattagaagaaaagaaTTCTGAAAAAGAAGCTACAAGAGTACCCTATAGAGAGGCGATAGGAAGTTTAATGTATCTGGCTAATGCTACACGATCTGACATAGCTTTTGCAGTAAATTATTTGGCGAGAAAACAGTTAGAGCCTACAGAAGAAGACTGGCAAGATATGAAAAGAGTCTTCAGATATCTTAGAGGAACTGCAAATCGAGGATTAACATTTAGAGGTAAAACAGACGAGTTAGAGTCATTGACAGATGCTAGTTTTAGAGATTGCATTGATTCTACATCCACTGGAGGATATATAATCAAACTGTATGGAGATGTGATAGCATGGAGAAGCTATAAGCAGAATTATGTTACACTCTCTACTTGTCAAGCAGAATATCTAGCGATGAGCGAGGCCTGTCAAGAAGTAATCTCGTTGGACAAATCACTCAGATATGTTGTTGGAAGAACATTCTTGCCTGTAACAATCTGGTGTGACAATAGAGCAGCGGGAAACTGCACTAAGAAGGATGGAAGTCACAAACTTAAAACGTTTGATGACGACTTAGATGAAATACATAGAgatttgagagaaagagaagagactGGAAACAGAAAACATATGGCTGACACTCATGGAGATTTTGTCAAACAGTGTGTTGACCAAGGGAAGGTGAAAGTCGAATGGGTCGAGACCAAAGAGAATTTGGCAGACATAATGACAAAACCTTTGCCTTTAGAAGCATTAGCGTATCTAAGAGACAAGATAATGAATGTAGAGTCTGAACAAAATTAGAGAtcaatacttatttataaactGATTTTTGTTATGTTTCAGATAGAGACTAGAGTCAGAGAAGTGCCGCGGATCGCTCGCACAAAGGGAGGGAGTGTTGAGAGCAGAGCTTTGAACGAGCGATGCGCTCCCGCCATTAGAGATGGCAGCTGCGATGGCATGTGTGCCGAGCGCCTCTCGTGCGTATCTCTCGATGCGCCTGAACGTGAGCAACCGTCGTGTGTTCACTTCTTCTGAGATCGCGTCTTGAGCGGAGATCAAGTGATTCTTGTATCAGTTAAATAAAGAGTTTTTCATATCAAAGGTGTGTGTACTGTTCATTCGGCGTATTGCATCCTACTCCCGGCGAAGATATTACTACAAATTTATTGACGCCAATAGATGAAATTGGCTATTTTACATTCTCCAACAACGGTGACGTTATTCCGACGAACGAGGCGCTTccgaattctatttttatttttgatgacgTGGCATGCAACAAGCAAGATACGATAAGAGAGTGTTTTGCAATGGGTCGTCACGCGGACGTTGActgcttctatctctgtcagacgtatgcTAGAATACCGAAACATCTCATACGAGACAACGCGAATCTgctaatcttatttaaacaggatggtaccaacctcaaacatgtatataacgatcatgtaaacaccGATATGTCGTATGAGAAATTTTGTGAATTGTGTCgtacttgttggcaacaaaagtatggttTTATAGTAATAAACAAGGACAATGCGCTTACTAATGGGCGATACAGAAGAGGATTTAACGAATTTGCGGTACCGTAACGTGGTTAGTCGCTATTGATACGTCAACGTGAACGTTAACATGGCTgaaaacaaagatatacgcgAACGTGAGAAGATCGCGAAAGCGATTGAAAAAACGACCGAGTCGATCCGTAAAAAACATCGCGCTTTGAATACTGGCAAGATTGAGGAAGATATAACGATCAAAAGTCACTTTAAACCAATCATTGAGCCACTGCGAAAGATCGTTGACAACTCTAGCTGGCACGCGATAAAAGACGAACCgcatgatgatgatgacgatgacgttGACATTGAAACGCCATTCACCCAGAAGGATGCGAAACAGCATAATATGAAGAGGAAACAAAAAGACATTTCAGTGGATCACACGTTAAGCGAATCACCCATATTGATGCGGCATACGTTAAACGACGCGATGAATTCACCGACGATAACGTCCACACCGCGTACGACGATCGGAGCTGCAAAATTAACGAATAAGGCTCCTGAGAACGTTTttgaaaccacagacgattcgttccGAATGTCTGTTCAACaacagatgcaaacgttggaaggtagAAAAGCGTTGGCGCAGCATTTGAGTTCGCtgggtcaaaagtacatcggagaTTTTCTCAGCGGGgacggaaaagaaaaaattatagacactTTGTATGGCGTTTGTCTCGACagggatggaatgatgcttgatAATAAAAAGTTCGACATGGACAGTAGTGATAACATatttatcgatggcgtgcgatatgCGGgtacacccggtctttacgaattgatttttaagagactccccgatgatttcATCGAGTGGGTcccacatcccgatagcacacaaaccactcacaatggtagatgcctagagattttccgtaggttgggttagataagtcaatatgattggttggtgggctatcgggatgtgcgctatcggcaccCAGCCGATTTCATCTATACGGAaaatgatttgcaaaagtacaagagcatattgttggctaCTAACGTACATAGACGCAATTACAACACACAGAGTCGACTACGTAgcaacagaggatacaagtacagatatgtgatcgcaccattgatgtcgatcgaatctacaccaaagagaaagaataaatccggaaagggattacctagCGCTATGATATTAAACGAAAATGCGATTGATTACGTTCATTGGGACGATCctaacgaattagtagatcgccTACGATTGCTCGATGCTTCGCGTCAGGCCGGTAACAATGCACATGACAACGAGATACTGTCTATCAGCGAAGAACTTTGTGAGGCTGGTCTCATTATAAATTAACTCACGTATCGTCGAAACGAACCAGTCGAGCGATATCATTCACTTTGGAAAAATGTCAATCAACAAATATGGACAATTCGAACGGAGAAGCGATGATTCGTCTCAACGTTGGAACAGTAAAAAATTACGTGCGCGAAAACGCTTTGTGTCGCGTTGCTATGGACTTTGACGCGAGATTGCACAAGATTCGTCGTCTAGCGCTGCCCGAGACTGATACCGACGCCGCCAACAAACTATTCGTGGAGCAGCACATTAAAACCTTGACAAATCATCAGAAAGAATCAGACAAGAGGCAGACTTTGTGTGAGAAAAACGTGCAAACATTGTGGACTACAGTAAACGAACTTCAACGTATAATTATCAAAGCCGAGTCggaaacaacaacaacaacaacgaaAGAAGATGAGcggcaatgaacgtcgaaaagacggttacaaACGTCTAGCAAATAATTTCGAACGGTTcctaaataaaaatcgaacggttcaagaacggttgtctgATAactatcgatcggctcaggattGCTATCAAAAAACTCAAGAACGGGTGAGGGATGGTTACGAAAAAGTATCTCATTGGCAGAAACCAGAAGACAAAGAAAGGTTATTGaagtgttacgtcctgcggagtaacaattcttttctttcgaaaacgatgcagccaagcaaccaaaaatttcgaaaaagatgatctatcttaaccgcgcaggTACGCTAAAGTCAAGTCAATACGGCTGGTccacccttgacacgtgccgattttggcggatgattgaccccatcgacacgaaacacttgtcgcgcaattaataggtagcgcGCGGGAAATAATAAGAggcagtacacctgcggattaaaatcccatagaaatcataggcagaatcaggtataaaaggaaggagctccggagcccGCGAGGACTTACTTACTTACTTacagtcatttacagtcacttacgagcacataccgcacctttttcattttgatcaatcgctcatttttcgttcgcgattcactctagttcgatccggcgcacattccgtgacattatatgtccgagtttgtgacgttcggattcgtatttatcgtacttaaatttgacgcggcattgtgagatccaaacactctgagtgccaaccgtcgaccaaccgtccgccgttgtaagctgaatccgctccgccaaccactaaatcgttcgcaccttcaaaacttcacccaacagtaagtctcagccgtccattattattatttttttatttttactcttcataagactaccttctctctctaataagatatttattatatttttcaaaacactcatatactcagtattattgcaccacccttcctttcctccctctattactctcactctctttactttccgcaggatacaatcgaatgctctttcgattgaatccgcaactctcttttcttcctgcaggatacaatcgaattctttttcgattgaatccgcaattctttattTTCTGCAGGAtgcaatcgaattctctttcgattgaatccgcaattcttttacttcctgcaggatacaatcgaatgctccttcgattgaatccgcaactctcttttctttccgcaggatacaatcgaattctttttcgattgaatccgcaattctttactttccgcaggatacaatcgaattctctttcgattgaatccgcaattcttttacttcctgcaggatacaatcgaatgctctttcgattgaatccgcaactctcttttccttccgcaggatacaatcgaattttcttttgattgaatccgcaactctcttcaCCTCCATCAGGAACAAAGAATTCTcttcttttcataattaaaactctttcttttcctttcttttgagtagatacgatctagattttatttccttttaccagaaagagagaacgtagccttaatttttaaattcattctagtgcgtaaTCGTGTCCCTGAGCGGAAAACGCAAAAAgctattaagaactgtcggagtcgtcgaaataagaagctccggaagcttggcgcatcgttatcgctctacggAAAATTGAACCATCTCCGAgcagaaaattctgttttgcctagcgctctaattaatttaagaacttccggcgaaccgaccgattcatctccaccagtctcaaatccgtcccccgaatcattgtctctttccccctgtcgttatccctccccctcttactcccctgGATCTACTTTAGAAACAGATtctaaacaatcaccagggtcaccttcttctaccttcgatccttttgcagagcccttagcatctcctcgggattcaaccttttctgctaccgactttcctcctacaccttcccccgatttttttcatcgtaatctcgattcacctgttcgaagacccccggaagatccatactcccccgcgttagagtttcctcaagaaaacccgcattcctattcattatttactcccgaacaaatagagaatatagtaaacgaaaatttcgaaacgaatcgaagagtagtcaatgaattggaagaaatcttcgactcgcttcaaagcctacctggatagcTAAGAATCACCTGATCACAAtatacacccacacacgcacatttatatctcgttaagcaccaatgtaaccaattagaatttaagttataattacattttttattaagatcataagatttttcttctttttattatacatgttctctactagcaaaaatgttatttgcaaattaataattattattttagtcatcacctatcattgtaattggttatttcttttattatgttaaaataaattgtaattcttaatttcaatcatttttctttatttcaatcacctctaattcccgctccgataaaattgcacttagtccgatcccgcgtaaaagcgattcaattcgtttacgcaaaataaggactacacgaatgcaacaatctgaatgaga comes from the Solenopsis invicta isolate M01_SB chromosome 14, UNIL_Sinv_3.0, whole genome shotgun sequence genome and includes:
- the LOC113004078 gene encoding uncharacterized protein LOC113004078 yields the protein MDDKVENISLEDEIPEALVNYDSDSSMITVIESDSADGEKREKKKKTESTGAIPKKKLPVVTENIEVTKAWVENLPMLPIGSRMIYEKQEKLVTKMENSMKLMDKIMSKATDMMENMVEVTRLNLERERVKLRSLELEAEKKNEKVEKIDKPEIRAQRATIEETKCFRCNKLGHMAKDCPLAEHGAWFCYYCQEVRGHKWDSCPNSGKEANRFRGKRYADKVVNKNIKKKGKFEPRGTKRVNDKGKITKLQNFKKTSTKTATEDKSKEGKIGVVRLIKDRNSAKELVNFIADSGATDHIVNKSMILSNFEKCNDRVIKCANKNELADISIDGKGDLLLISNTKENKVIKLTNVMATKEVSENLLSLRKLADAGFSIYLDDKLLKVYNKLTNKTVFEGKYEKPNWIIQFEVKNKYIEDKDNVECAVYKCRAAIVPHCEFPEQSRANIQNNEISISEGELDERNNVDSAIGRENEGELTNVNNSNTESEQAIKLEDIQTIENIEEMFESSVTEEVKKLEKINEAMLWHVRLGHASLNYLKQLQKVEKRLENVKFDNSILECEVCIMAKMTKLPFKENRSRAQRPLQVIHTDIMGPIKPTSYPGQKRFIITFIDDYSRLAKAYSLKTKDESGEALEKYLISARNLLGKEEKLCYVKSDQGKEFTGGTFREVLKREKIEAIFAPPYTPEHNGVAERFNRTLQEKVRTYMFDSGLPKSMWELAVDAAVHAYNRSPHKTIEYEIPLKKFSPETNCHFEQVKRFGCIGYARVPKSTSKFDKRAIRGVLVGYTDTGYILWHPSTRKFIESRHIRFNEKATYRSTYKNSQIEKEKDSDWMKEFVEDEEKGKENLEIPEKRKRGRPRKQTAQLEEQKQKVEQKKSKAPITRSKSKRKLEDERDTNVRRLIEDTSFTKHITVKNIGQNIEIEDELSRCLLASLHREPSTYEEAMTSSERENWKNAVIEELKSMQINQVWRLVDRPKETMDGKRANIIDSRWVFKRKLEADGSTRYKARLVIRGCKDKNVYDLKETYAPVSRLSLVRSILAIINKHNLYTRQLDVKTAFLNGTIEEEIYMEIPDGLEVNKNTEKTKVCKLNRALYGLKISPKRWNKRFSEEAKKLGLESDLHDPCLFT
- the LOC120359492 gene encoding uncharacterized mitochondrial protein AtMg00810-like; this translates as MLVASNDQKKLEEITEKLSETFEMKNLGEPKTFLGITIERNKEERYMSIHQTQYTERVLEKFHMNECKPQSTPMVTRRQSNKKSKLEEKNSEKEATRVPYREAIGSLMYLANATRSDIAFAVNYLARKQLEPTEEDWQDMKRVFRYLRGTANRGLTFRGKTDELESLTDASFRDCIDSTSTGGYIIKLYGDVIAWRSYKQNYVTLSTCQAEYLAMSEACQEVISLDKSLRYVVGRTFLPVTIWCDNRAAGNCTKKDGSHKLKTFDDDLDEIHRDLREREETGNRKHMADTHGDFVKQCVDQGKVKVEWVETKENLADIMTKPLPLEALAYLRDKIMNIETRVREVPRIARTKGGSVESRALNERCAPAIRDGSCDGMCAERLSCVSLDAPEREQPSCVHFF